One window of Flavobacteriales bacterium genomic DNA carries:
- a CDS encoding lysophospholipid acyltransferase family protein yields MSEDRKLMNPAELAKASHMKPGDPRFAMLAEVSGLNRLERLYNEIQIGPGEDFITALFAHLDLRLEVDPADLERVPKEGGVAIVANHPYGAIDGLAMLHVLRDRRPDLQVMANFMLQQLEPLQGRFIGVNPFEQLTTRSSFQGMRQARQHLADGGALGVFPAGEVSSYRNDLDAVADTRWKTPVIKLIRHAKVPIVPLWFDGANSVVFQILGMVHPSLRTLQLPREMLRMHGRTVRMRIGNPLTEKELGQFTSMDALARFLRAKTYSIGSGVTVRREHFRPLFFPRRPKAIASPGPVEAMEAELAQLADKRLNTQGEFDLYLAPSGRIPNILREIGRLREETFRTVDEGTNKAIDLDEFDHYYDHLFLWDREQRKLAGAYRVGDGKVIMERYGKRGFYLNTLFKLGRPMRAVLASSFELGRSFVTPEYQRHRMPLFLLWRGLLLHITSHPEHRYLIGPVSISGGYSKFSRRLITEFVRKYHYDEELAKYVKPRNRFHVGIDKEDGDALLEASGEDIKKLDQVISDIEENGSAVPVLLKRYLSLNAKIIGFNRDPHFNDSLDGLVLLDLSKVPPATIEGLRKGMA; encoded by the coding sequence ATGTCGGAAGACCGCAAATTGATGAACCCGGCGGAGCTGGCGAAAGCCAGCCACATGAAGCCGGGCGACCCACGGTTCGCGATGTTGGCCGAGGTGAGCGGGTTGAACCGTCTGGAGCGCCTCTACAACGAGATCCAGATCGGTCCCGGCGAGGACTTCATCACGGCCTTGTTCGCGCATCTCGACCTGCGCTTGGAAGTGGACCCCGCCGATCTGGAACGCGTTCCGAAAGAGGGCGGCGTGGCCATCGTGGCGAATCATCCTTATGGTGCCATCGACGGTTTGGCCATGCTGCATGTGCTTCGCGACCGCCGACCGGACCTACAGGTGATGGCCAACTTCATGCTACAGCAATTGGAACCATTGCAAGGCCGCTTCATCGGGGTGAACCCGTTCGAGCAGCTCACCACGCGCAGCAGTTTCCAAGGCATGCGGCAGGCGCGCCAACATCTGGCCGATGGCGGGGCCTTGGGCGTATTCCCCGCCGGCGAGGTGAGCAGCTACCGCAACGACCTCGACGCCGTTGCGGATACCCGCTGGAAGACACCCGTGATCAAGCTGATCCGCCATGCTAAGGTGCCCATCGTACCGCTTTGGTTCGACGGGGCCAACAGCGTGGTTTTTCAGATCCTTGGCATGGTACATCCGAGCTTGCGCACCCTGCAGCTACCGCGCGAGATGCTGCGGATGCACGGCCGCACCGTCCGGATGCGTATCGGCAATCCGCTCACGGAGAAGGAGCTCGGGCAGTTCACTTCCATGGATGCGCTCGCCCGTTTCCTACGTGCCAAGACCTATTCGATCGGTAGCGGCGTCACGGTCAGGCGCGAACATTTCAGGCCGCTCTTCTTTCCCCGCCGGCCTAAGGCCATCGCATCCCCCGGACCAGTGGAGGCCATGGAGGCGGAGCTTGCCCAACTGGCGGACAAACGCCTGAACACACAGGGTGAGTTCGACCTCTACCTGGCGCCCAGCGGGCGGATCCCGAACATCCTACGCGAGATCGGCAGGCTTCGCGAGGAGACATTCCGCACAGTGGACGAGGGCACGAACAAGGCGATCGACCTCGACGAGTTCGATCACTACTACGATCATTTGTTCCTCTGGGACCGTGAGCAACGCAAGCTCGCCGGTGCCTATCGCGTAGGCGATGGCAAGGTGATCATGGAACGCTATGGCAAGCGCGGCTTCTACCTCAACACACTGTTCAAGCTGGGCCGGCCGATGCGCGCCGTGCTTGCCAGCAGCTTCGAGCTTGGGCGTTCCTTCGTGACGCCCGAATACCAGCGGCACCGCATGCCCTTGTTCTTGCTCTGGCGCGGGCTGCTGTTGCACATCACCTCGCATCCGGAGCATCGCTACCTCATCGGCCCGGTCAGCATCAGCGGCGGTTATAGCAAGTTCTCGCGTCGTTTGATCACGGAGTTTGTGCGGAAGTATCACTACGACGAGGAACTGGCCAAGTACGTGAAACCGCGTAACCGCTTCCATGTCGGCATCGACAAAGAGGATGGCGATGCCTTGCTCGAGGCCTCCGGTGAGGACATCAAGAAGCTGGACCAGGTGATCTCGGACATCGAAGAGAACGGGTCGGCGGTGCCCGTGCTGCTGAAGCGTTACCTCTCGCTGAACGCGAAGATCATCGGCTTCAATCGCGACCCGCACTTCAACGATTCGCTGGACGGGCTGGTGCTGCTGGACCTTTCCAAGGTGCCACCGGCGACGATCGAGGGGCTACGGAAGGGGATGGCCTGA
- a CDS encoding type II toxin-antitoxin system HicA family toxin produces the protein MRTLSGREVCAILNKHGFEQVRQRGSHIIMQKQIPGSTVTVPVPDHKELRIGTLMSIIRQSGLDRSLFA, from the coding sequence ATGCGGACACTCAGCGGCCGAGAGGTTTGTGCGATCCTGAACAAGCACGGTTTTGAGCAGGTACGCCAGCGCGGCAGTCACATCATTATGCAAAAGCAGATACCGGGGTCAACGGTAACGGTGCCGGTTCCCGACCACAAGGAGTTACGTATCGGCACCTTGATGTCCATTATCCGGCAAAGCGGATTGGACCGGTCGTTGTTCGCTTGA
- a CDS encoding YncE family protein: protein MNRMHQLPVIALIVLFAITGCRKDKPESPVETPVTIGEGRGVYITNEGNFQWGNAKVSYYDITSATVTEDLYEPANGVSIGDVCQSMVLHDNKAYVVVNNSGKVVVVDPNTFTATATITGFTSPRYILPVSNGKAYVSDFYASSIAVVDLASNSITGHIPSSAATQELALAVGKVFVTNETRGEVHVVDPATDVVLDTIAVSRGANSIVEDADGKLWVACTGGGGTPSALYRIDPQTAQVEASFPFPNASDSPWRLSITGGKDTLYFLNGGAYRMAITDSSLPASAFVPADGRNLYALGVDPVDGTIYLSDAIDYVQRGMIYRYRPDGSLLNTFHAGTIPGSFCFR, encoded by the coding sequence ATGAACAGAATGCATCAACTACCGGTGATCGCCTTGATCGTGTTGTTCGCGATCACCGGCTGCCGCAAGGACAAGCCCGAAAGCCCGGTGGAAACGCCGGTGACCATCGGTGAAGGTCGTGGCGTGTACATCACCAACGAGGGCAACTTCCAGTGGGGCAACGCGAAGGTGAGCTACTACGACATCACATCGGCCACCGTCACGGAGGATCTCTATGAGCCTGCGAACGGCGTGTCCATCGGCGACGTTTGCCAGTCCATGGTGCTGCACGACAACAAGGCATACGTGGTGGTGAACAACTCCGGCAAAGTGGTGGTGGTGGACCCGAACACGTTCACGGCCACGGCGACGATCACGGGTTTCACCTCGCCGCGCTACATCCTGCCCGTGAGCAATGGCAAAGCCTACGTCTCGGACTTCTATGCCAGCAGCATCGCGGTGGTGGACTTGGCCAGCAACAGCATCACCGGCCATATCCCGAGCTCTGCCGCGACCCAGGAACTGGCACTGGCTGTCGGCAAGGTCTTCGTCACGAATGAGACACGGGGTGAGGTCCACGTGGTCGATCCCGCCACGGACGTGGTGTTGGACACGATCGCGGTGAGCCGCGGTGCCAACAGCATCGTGGAGGATGCCGACGGAAAGCTCTGGGTGGCCTGTACCGGCGGTGGCGGCACACCGTCGGCCTTGTATCGGATCGATCCGCAAACGGCACAGGTGGAAGCGTCGTTTCCCTTTCCGAACGCTTCTGATAGCCCGTGGCGCTTGAGCATCACCGGTGGCAAGGACACGCTGTACTTCCTCAACGGCGGCGCCTACCGCATGGCGATCACCGACAGCAGCCTGCCCGCCTCAGCCTTCGTCCCTGCTGATGGCCGCAACCTTTACGCCTTGGGCGTAGACCCCGTTGACGGCACGATCTACCTCAGCGACGCCATCGATTACGTGCAGCGCGGCATGATCTACCGCTACCGTCCCGATGGAAGCCTACTGAACACCTTCCACGCAGGGACGATACCGGGGAGTTTTTGCTTTCGGTGA
- a CDS encoding T9SS type A sorting domain-containing protein has protein sequence MNRRFTTFLGLLAAFGVQAQDYLANDPVWRVQSICAVPVPCIAIDNYSYHTAGDSVIAGINWTKITRQGTISYMWQSLPPVPQSCEGSTSYGPEFYPVQLIRQEGRQMHIWDGSSDQLLYDFDLQVGDTLPISWNNWNEEITVIAVDSVLVGSEMRARYEMGNSWAQYLIEGIGTDHGLFEPISIAFDCGYSLGCFGLGNMSYYPLPATGSCEGSMRIDDHAPRVPISVAPVPATDRLTLRGSQSREHYTIIDPWGRAVLRGETRQSETEIDLSTLSNGMYSLVIGRSVLRVIVMK, from the coding sequence ATGAACCGTCGCTTCACAACCTTCCTTGGGCTCCTCGCCGCCTTCGGGGTACAGGCACAGGACTACCTCGCCAATGACCCGGTCTGGCGCGTTCAGTCCATCTGTGCAGTGCCTGTACCCTGCATCGCCATCGATAATTACAGCTATCACACCGCTGGGGATTCGGTGATCGCCGGTATCAACTGGACCAAGATCACGCGCCAGGGGACCATCAGCTATATGTGGCAATCCCTTCCCCCGGTACCGCAGAGCTGCGAAGGCTCCACCAGCTATGGACCCGAGTTCTACCCGGTCCAGCTCATTCGGCAGGAAGGACGCCAGATGCACATTTGGGACGGCAGTTCGGACCAACTGCTCTACGACTTCGACCTGCAGGTGGGCGACACCTTGCCGATCAGTTGGAATAATTGGAATGAGGAAATCACCGTTATCGCCGTGGACAGTGTGCTAGTCGGCTCCGAGATGAGGGCACGCTATGAGATGGGCAATAGCTGGGCGCAGTACTTGATCGAAGGCATAGGCACGGACCACGGGTTGTTTGAGCCCATTTCAATCGCCTTTGATTGTGGATACAGCTTGGGGTGTTTCGGGCTTGGCAACATGAGCTACTACCCTCTTCCGGCGACAGGAAGCTGCGAGGGTTCCATGCGCATTGATGACCACGCCCCAAGGGTACCCATAAGTGTCGCTCCCGTTCCCGCTACCGACCGCCTGACCCTTCGCGGATCCCAAAGCCGTGAGCATTACACGATCATTGACCCATGGGGCCGGGCCGTTCTGCGTGGTGAAACCCGGCAGAGCGAGACCGAGATCGACCTGTCTACGCTGTCCAATGGGATGTATTCACTGGTCATCGGCCGTTCCGTGCTGCGGGTGATCGTGATGAAGTGA
- a CDS encoding TonB-dependent receptor — protein MCPRRLILPLVLLSGSIASAQQSLDTVRLGHVVISAQRLTGFDAGVKVQTIDSVTLARYQATDLGELLRNESPIFIKSYGLGSLATTSFRGGSASHTAILWNGFNLGSPMNGQLDLSLVPVSLANNVSIQYGGAGALWGSGAVGGAILLNSEPEFDQGLTVDAGTAFGSFGDLRQHFGLLFSKKKWASSIRGYNIAARNDFSFRDNTLNGDRERRQRNAELAQQGILSENYYRINNRQNVNLRLWYADGDRQIPPTLLQTNSTDHQQDRSLRATSEWQRSGEKVTSFVRAAWFDEQLWWHGPSTDSAAFSRSRSVIAEAEMRIRPKERQLLAIGLNNNFAEALSDGYPERPMQNRAALFASYRFTTKDRRSVTTASLRQEMVAQELVPFTWSLGSAYTLRKGLTAKVNLARVYRIPTLNDLYWQPGGNLDLLPESGYSGEVGLAAKTVTAKAVSFSGEATWFQRTMDNWIIWLPTGAYWSPQNLMNVWSRGVELRGGLAWRVKGTTIKLDVMTDYVVSTNEHAKSANDASVGKQLIYVPTYSGHGTLSVGWKNLTVTGSAHYTGYRYTSTDNRDFLEPYLLLNAAISYRLASGTKYVLGLTAQGFNLLDEPYQVMMNRPMPLRNYQVGIDLRFNRPNKAGNEKP, from the coding sequence ATGTGTCCCCGTCGCTTGATCCTTCCGCTTGTGCTTCTTTCAGGGAGCATTGCGTCCGCGCAGCAGTCCTTGGACACGGTTCGTTTGGGCCATGTGGTGATCAGCGCGCAGCGGCTCACGGGCTTTGATGCGGGCGTGAAAGTGCAGACCATCGACAGCGTTACACTGGCCCGTTACCAGGCCACGGACCTCGGCGAACTGTTGCGCAACGAAAGTCCGATCTTCATCAAGTCCTACGGCTTGGGCAGCTTGGCCACCACCTCCTTCCGTGGCGGCAGCGCGAGCCATACGGCCATCCTGTGGAACGGCTTCAACCTCGGCAGCCCCATGAACGGTCAGCTCGATCTTTCCTTGGTGCCTGTGAGCTTGGCGAACAACGTCAGCATACAATACGGCGGTGCCGGTGCGCTGTGGGGAAGCGGTGCCGTGGGCGGCGCGATCCTGCTGAACTCGGAGCCGGAATTCGATCAAGGCTTGACCGTGGACGCCGGTACCGCCTTCGGAAGTTTCGGGGATCTCAGGCAGCACTTTGGTCTTTTGTTCAGCAAGAAGAAATGGGCCTCCTCCATCCGTGGATACAACATCGCTGCACGCAATGATTTTTCGTTTCGCGACAATACGTTGAACGGAGATCGCGAGCGGCGACAACGCAATGCGGAGCTCGCACAACAGGGGATCCTTTCGGAGAATTATTACCGCATCAACAACCGACAGAACGTCAACTTACGGCTCTGGTACGCGGACGGCGATCGCCAGATACCGCCCACGCTGCTGCAGACGAACAGCACGGACCACCAGCAGGACCGCAGCTTACGCGCCACTTCCGAATGGCAACGCAGTGGTGAAAAGGTCACCAGCTTCGTGCGCGCCGCCTGGTTCGATGAGCAGCTGTGGTGGCATGGTCCAAGTACCGACAGTGCGGCATTCAGCCGGTCGCGCTCAGTGATCGCCGAAGCGGAAATGCGTATCCGTCCGAAGGAACGACAACTGCTGGCGATCGGTCTCAACAACAACTTCGCTGAAGCGCTTTCGGACGGTTACCCGGAACGGCCGATGCAGAACCGCGCCGCGCTCTTTGCTTCCTATCGCTTCACCACCAAGGACCGGCGTTCCGTCACCACGGCTTCGTTGCGGCAGGAGATGGTGGCACAGGAACTTGTGCCCTTCACCTGGTCGCTGGGGAGTGCATACACATTGCGAAAGGGACTTACGGCAAAGGTGAACCTGGCCCGGGTGTACCGCATCCCCACCCTGAACGACCTGTACTGGCAGCCCGGTGGCAACCTCGACCTGTTGCCGGAAAGCGGATACAGCGGAGAGGTCGGTCTGGCGGCAAAGACCGTCACCGCGAAGGCTGTGTCGTTCAGCGGCGAGGCCACGTGGTTCCAGCGCACGATGGACAATTGGATCATCTGGCTGCCCACCGGTGCGTACTGGAGCCCGCAGAACCTGATGAACGTTTGGAGCCGCGGGGTGGAACTGCGCGGAGGCCTGGCCTGGCGCGTGAAAGGCACCACCATCAAGCTGGATGTGATGACGGACTATGTGGTCTCCACCAATGAGCATGCAAAGTCGGCGAACGATGCCTCCGTGGGCAAGCAGTTGATCTACGTGCCGACGTATAGTGGGCATGGAACGCTTAGCGTGGGCTGGAAGAACCTCACGGTGACCGGTAGCGCCCACTACACGGGCTATCGCTACACCAGCACGGACAACCGTGATTTCCTCGAGCCCTATCTGCTGTTGAACGCCGCGATCTCCTATCGCCTCGCATCGGGTACCAAGTATGTGCTCGGCCTCACCGCGCAAGGCTTCAATCTGCTTGACGAGCCCTACCAAGTGATGATGAACCGGCCGATGCCGCTGCGGAATTATCAAGTAGGCATCGATCTGCGGTTCAACCGGCCGAACAAGGCCGGGAACGAAAAACCATGA
- a CDS encoding MBL fold metallo-hydrolase, producing the protein MDKQQYASSPNFENGKFKNLLPTSMSMSAKDMMKTLAGFIAGGEDRAPKEKIQVRHPDPAEIASPNGSTRLVWFGHSAFLLQIDGKNLLIDPMFGSTPAPYPWMGRSRFTDGLPIAIADLPQIDAVLLSHDHYDHLDHGSIKALKAKTKEFFVPLGVGLHLRAWGIEASRIHELDWWDEADHEGLHFAFTPARHFSGRRHTDRFSTLWGGWVIRGKKDNIYFSADSGYGPHFAEIGAKYGPFDFAMIECGQYNEKWADIHMMPEESAQAGLDVRAKVMMPIHWGSFVLAMHSWTDPIERVTKKADELGMPIITPRIGDVIALDALSEFHERWWREG; encoded by the coding sequence ATGGACAAACAGCAATACGCCTCTTCGCCCAACTTCGAGAACGGGAAATTCAAGAACCTGCTTCCCACCAGCATGTCGATGTCCGCGAAGGACATGATGAAGACCCTTGCGGGATTCATTGCCGGGGGAGAGGACCGCGCGCCGAAGGAGAAGATCCAAGTGCGGCACCCGGATCCCGCTGAGATCGCTTCACCCAACGGAAGCACACGCTTGGTCTGGTTCGGTCACTCGGCGTTCCTGTTGCAGATCGACGGCAAGAACCTGTTGATCGATCCCATGTTCGGTTCCACGCCTGCGCCTTACCCGTGGATGGGCCGGTCACGCTTCACCGACGGCCTGCCCATCGCCATCGCCGACCTGCCGCAGATCGATGCCGTCCTGCTCTCACACGATCACTATGATCACTTGGACCATGGTTCCATCAAGGCGTTGAAGGCGAAGACGAAGGAGTTCTTTGTGCCCTTGGGCGTGGGGCTGCATTTACGCGCGTGGGGCATAGAAGCATCGCGGATCCACGAGCTGGACTGGTGGGACGAGGCCGATCACGAAGGGTTGCATTTCGCTTTCACACCTGCGCGCCACTTCTCAGGCCGCAGGCATACGGACCGCTTCTCCACGCTCTGGGGCGGCTGGGTGATCCGGGGGAAGAAGGACAACATCTATTTCAGCGCGGACAGCGGCTACGGGCCGCACTTCGCGGAGATCGGTGCCAAGTACGGGCCTTTCGACTTCGCCATGATCGAGTGCGGGCAGTACAACGAGAAGTGGGCCGACATCCACATGATGCCGGAGGAATCGGCACAGGCTGGCTTGGATGTGAGAGCGAAGGTGATGATGCCGATCCATTGGGGCAGCTTCGTGCTGGCCATGCACAGTTGGACCGATCCCATTGAACGGGTGACGAAGAAGGCGGACGAGCTGGGCATGCCGATCATCACGCCGCGCATCGGGGATGTGATCGCGCTGGATGCGTTGTCCGAGTTCCACGAGCGGTGGTGGCGGGAGGGTTGA
- a CDS encoding type II toxin-antitoxin system HicB family antitoxin — protein sequence MKTTRELTAIIERDGDGYTSLCPELDVASQGNTIEEARTNLIEALELFFETASPAEVGDRLHEEVLVTRVRVAV from the coding sequence ATGAAGACCACACGCGAACTCACTGCGATCATCGAACGTGATGGCGATGGCTATACCTCCCTTTGCCCGGAGTTGGATGTGGCCAGCCAGGGCAATACGATCGAAGAAGCCCGCACCAACTTGATCGAAGCCTTGGAACTCTTCTTCGAGACCGCTTCCCCAGCTGAGGTCGGCGACCGGCTCCATGAGGAAGTGCTGGTCACGCGAGTGCGTGTTGCAGTCTGA
- a CDS encoding T9SS type A sorting domain-containing protein: MKTTGHFLTLLALTASTASHAQFEFSQVQYWAGAGADSSVLVVDFQDGTGASSFAWGYLHDGPVTAEIMLNDITVADPAFTAVTTGGFLGDATYGDHAGIGGSPDYWSTWSGNDQGGWDSNMGIGETVGNGGLFGCSYTDFNPAIEPGAAVPAAIPAGIHEVRAAVVQVWPQPATDILHVRSNAAGQQAVVLYDMAGGTMARETVNSAVATIDVRSLPAGMYVLQVGDAKRLIAVQ, translated from the coding sequence ATGAAAACAACCGGACACTTTCTCACACTTCTCGCATTAACCGCAAGTACAGCGTCACACGCACAATTCGAATTCTCCCAGGTGCAGTACTGGGCCGGCGCAGGTGCGGACAGCTCCGTGCTCGTTGTCGATTTTCAGGACGGCACGGGCGCTTCCTCCTTTGCCTGGGGCTATCTGCATGATGGCCCGGTGACGGCGGAGATCATGTTGAACGACATCACCGTTGCCGACCCGGCTTTCACGGCGGTCACCACCGGAGGATTTCTTGGCGACGCCACATACGGCGATCATGCGGGGATCGGTGGCAGCCCGGACTACTGGTCCACGTGGAGCGGGAACGACCAAGGCGGTTGGGACTCGAACATGGGCATCGGTGAAACGGTGGGCAACGGCGGCCTCTTCGGCTGTTCGTACACGGATTTCAATCCCGCGATCGAGCCGGGGGCAGCGGTGCCTGCCGCGATCCCGGCCGGCATCCATGAGGTGCGTGCCGCCGTTGTTCAGGTCTGGCCTCAGCCCGCTACGGACATCCTGCATGTGCGATCCAATGCCGCCGGACAACAAGCCGTCGTGCTGTACGATATGGCCGGAGGCACCATGGCCCGTGAGACCGTCAACAGTGCGGTCGCCACGATCGATGTGCGATCACTTCCTGCGGGGATGTACGTGCTTCAAGTGGGCGATGCCAAACGCTTGATCGCCGTGCAATAA
- a CDS encoding ABC transporter ATP-binding protein produces MDLIIEGLSKTYGNGVKALDNVSLNIPKGMFGLLGPNGAGKSTLMRILATLQEADAGTVRLGDIDVLKQKEEVRQTLGYLPQEFGVYPKVSAYEMLDHIALLKGVTVKRERKALVEALLHRVNLWDQRKLRLSGFSGGMKQRFGIAQSLIGEPKLIIVDEPTAGLDPGERNRFYNLLTEIGENVVVILSTHIVQDVKELCSNMAIINKGKLLYAGPPDESLRSIQGKVWEKSIAKSELEGYAASGKMISNRLVAGQPVIHILSDERPGEGFVTAEPSLEDVFFGAISRSNAETATK; encoded by the coding sequence ATGGACCTGATCATCGAAGGACTCAGTAAGACGTATGGCAACGGCGTGAAGGCGCTGGACAACGTGAGCCTCAACATTCCCAAGGGCATGTTCGGCCTGCTGGGCCCCAATGGTGCGGGCAAGAGCACGCTGATGCGCATTCTTGCCACCTTGCAGGAGGCGGACGCGGGCACGGTGCGCCTGGGCGACATCGATGTGCTGAAGCAGAAGGAGGAGGTCCGCCAAACACTGGGCTACCTGCCGCAGGAGTTCGGCGTGTACCCCAAGGTGAGCGCCTACGAGATGCTGGACCATATCGCCCTGCTGAAGGGCGTGACGGTGAAGCGTGAGCGCAAGGCCTTGGTGGAAGCCCTGCTGCACCGGGTGAACCTGTGGGACCAGCGGAAGCTGCGGCTCAGCGGCTTCAGTGGCGGGATGAAACAGCGCTTCGGGATCGCACAGAGCTTGATCGGTGAGCCGAAGCTCATCATCGTGGACGAACCCACTGCGGGCCTCGACCCCGGTGAGCGCAACCGCTTTTACAACCTGTTGACGGAGATCGGGGAGAACGTGGTGGTGATCCTCAGCACGCACATCGTGCAGGACGTGAAGGAGCTGTGCAGCAACATGGCGATCATCAACAAAGGCAAGCTTCTCTATGCCGGTCCGCCGGACGAATCATTGCGGAGCATCCAGGGAAAAGTGTGGGAGAAGAGCATCGCCAAGAGCGAGCTGGAGGGCTATGCGGCCAGCGGCAAGATGATCAGTAACCGATTAGTGGCGGGCCAACCGGTGATCCACATCCTGAGCGATGAACGGCCCGGGGAGGGCTTCGTCACGGCCGAGCCGAGCTTGGAGGACGTCTTCTTCGGGGCCATCAGCCGCAGCAACGCTGAAACCGCCACGAAATGA
- a CDS encoding transposase, whose amino-acid sequence MSRKYRIYDQADLQFMTYATVDWVDALSRPAYKDIIVESFRFCQEQKGLQLYAWCIMSNHVHLIAKADPGPKLEDIMRDHKKHTSKALMKAIAENGKESRREWMLKHFRKSGGSSQFWQHDLHPIWIRTPEVVERYLNYLHRNPVAAGLVKEPEHYVYSSAGSYLGLPSMLDVILI is encoded by the coding sequence ATGAGCCGCAAATACAGGATCTACGACCAAGCAGATCTGCAATTCATGACCTATGCCACCGTGGATTGGGTGGATGCTCTATCAAGACCTGCATACAAAGACATCATCGTAGAAAGCTTCCGCTTCTGCCAGGAACAAAAGGGGTTGCAGCTCTACGCTTGGTGCATCATGAGCAACCACGTACACCTGATCGCCAAGGCGGATCCCGGCCCGAAACTGGAGGACATCATGCGCGACCATAAAAAGCACACATCCAAAGCACTCATGAAGGCCATCGCGGAGAACGGCAAGGAAAGTCGGCGAGAATGGATGTTGAAGCACTTTCGCAAGAGCGGTGGGTCCTCACAATTCTGGCAACATGACCTGCATCCGATCTGGATACGGACACCGGAAGTCGTTGAGCGCTATCTGAATTACCTCCATAGGAATCCGGTGGCAGCAGGGCTGGTTAAGGAACCTGAGCATTACGTCTATTCCAGTGCTGGCAGCTACTTGGGCCTGCCTTCGATGTTAGATGTCATTTTGATCTAA
- a CDS encoding transglutaminase family protein, whose amino-acid sequence MAEARGRVSGLLRTAPHVLVALVVALPICILVWPHLPLMPLPSVAGIGLDRLLLFLVVFAAVFFLLRKLPLLGYGVLVIVLAVVTFRAFQGGHGFRSLFDDYGKMLSSLPQSTNALPEVKELRPFNGAEELRTAMNYIDPVVRSFAVRSATTWFKVEAEEKGDRTLVQAFSIFKVINSSWIYVSDPADGEYFAKASESVPLLAGDCDDHAVLMASCIKAIGGKVRLVRTTGHIYPEMCVGDVKGLQRAVHLIRNELFPEEARRADLYYHTDANGDLWINLDYTRHYPGGEVMNEKIIGILHV is encoded by the coding sequence ATGGCGGAAGCACGGGGCCGGGTAAGCGGCCTGCTACGGACCGCGCCCCATGTGCTGGTTGCCTTGGTGGTGGCTTTGCCCATCTGCATTTTGGTGTGGCCCCATTTGCCGTTGATGCCGCTTCCGTCCGTGGCGGGGATCGGCCTGGACCGGTTGCTGCTGTTCCTGGTGGTGTTCGCCGCGGTGTTCTTCCTGCTGCGGAAATTGCCGTTGCTGGGCTATGGCGTGCTGGTGATCGTCCTGGCCGTGGTCACCTTCCGCGCCTTCCAAGGCGGGCATGGCTTCCGGTCCCTGTTCGACGATTATGGGAAGATGCTGTCCTCGCTCCCGCAGAGCACCAATGCGCTTCCGGAAGTGAAGGAACTGCGGCCGTTCAACGGGGCCGAGGAGTTGCGCACGGCCATGAACTATATCGATCCGGTGGTGCGCTCCTTCGCCGTGCGTTCCGCCACCACTTGGTTCAAAGTAGAAGCGGAAGAGAAGGGGGATCGCACCTTGGTCCAGGCCTTTTCCATCTTCAAGGTGATCAACTCCTCCTGGATCTACGTGAGCGATCCCGCCGACGGGGAGTATTTCGCCAAGGCCAGTGAAAGCGTGCCCTTGCTGGCGGGCGATTGTGACGACCATGCCGTGTTGATGGCTTCCTGCATCAAGGCCATCGGCGGGAAAGTGAGACTTGTGCGCACCACCGGGCACATCTATCCGGAAATGTGCGTGGGCGATGTGAAGGGTTTACAACGCGCCGTCCATCTCATCCGCAACGAGCTCTTTCCGGAAGAAGCCCGCCGTGCCGACCTCTACTACCACACGGACGCCAACGGCGACCTCTGGATCAACCTCGACTACACAAGGCATTATCCCGGTGGGGAGGTGATGAACGAAAAGATCATCGGGATCCTGCACGTGTGA